In Allomuricauda ruestringensis DSM 13258, the following proteins share a genomic window:
- a CDS encoding ribonuclease Z, giving the protein MKLTVLGCYAATPRTFTNPTSQVLEIKNHLFLIDCGEGTQVQLRKYKVKFSRINHIFISHLHGDHFFGLPGLISTFRLLGREKELHIYGPKGIKQAITLFLKLGDSWTDYPLIFHELESKESELVFEDEKVNVRTVPLIHRVYTNGFLFQEKESPRTLNIEAARKYGIDKSQFNNIKKGKDGIDASGNLVSNKKLTLDPPEPKSYAFCSDTVYNEAIVPIIKDVTVLYHESTFLESEEHLCEKTKHSTSKQAAQIAKKANAKLLILGHYSTRYKSIELFKKEAEDVFPVVDLADDGKVFDFK; this is encoded by the coding sequence ATGAAATTGACCGTACTTGGGTGCTATGCCGCTACGCCACGAACATTTACCAACCCTACTTCGCAGGTACTCGAAATAAAGAACCATCTGTTTTTGATCGATTGCGGTGAGGGAACCCAAGTGCAGTTGAGAAAATACAAGGTCAAGTTTTCCAGGATCAACCATATTTTTATATCGCATCTCCATGGGGACCATTTTTTTGGCCTTCCCGGTTTGATTTCAACCTTTAGGTTGTTGGGCAGGGAAAAGGAACTGCACATATACGGCCCCAAAGGAATCAAACAGGCTATCACCCTATTTCTAAAATTGGGTGATTCTTGGACCGATTACCCGTTGATATTCCACGAATTGGAATCCAAAGAATCTGAACTGGTTTTTGAGGATGAAAAAGTCAACGTCCGAACAGTTCCGTTGATTCATAGGGTATACACCAATGGTTTTTTGTTTCAAGAGAAGGAATCCCCGAGGACCCTCAACATTGAAGCGGCCAGAAAGTACGGCATAGATAAGAGTCAGTTCAACAATATTAAAAAAGGAAAGGATGGTATTGATGCATCGGGCAATCTGGTGTCCAATAAAAAACTCACTTTGGACCCACCGGAACCCAAAAGCTACGCTTTTTGTAGCGATACGGTCTATAATGAGGCCATTGTGCCCATTATTAAAGATGTGACGGTGCTGTATCACGAATCCACTTTTTTGGAATCCGAGGAACACCTTTGCGAAAAAACAAAACATAGCACATCCAAGCAAGCTGCACAAATCGCCAAAAAGGCCAATGCCAAATTGCTGATATTGGGCCATTATTCCACGCGCTACAAATCCATCGAACTATTTAAAAAAGAAGCCGAGGATGTTTTTCCAGTGGTGGACCTAGCCGATGATGGTAAAGTTTTTGACTTCAAATAA
- the pdxH gene encoding pyridoxamine 5'-phosphate oxidase has product MQKDLGDYRKTYEKSELTEASIKENPLEQFQKWFYEVEASEGVDEPNAMTISTIGLDGFPKSRVVLMKKFTFEGFIFYSNYQSEKGRAITADPSVCLSFFWPNMERQVIIKGTAEKIAENLSDGYFESRPHGSKLGAIVSDQSEVVPSREYLEDKLKKLQQKYESKEVPRPEYWGGYLVRPVSMEFWQGRPNRLHDRIRYSLQEDFDWKIERLAP; this is encoded by the coding sequence ATGCAAAAAGACCTTGGTGATTATAGAAAAACTTACGAAAAAAGTGAGCTGACCGAAGCTTCCATAAAGGAAAACCCGTTGGAGCAATTTCAGAAGTGGTTTTATGAGGTAGAAGCTTCAGAAGGGGTAGACGAACCAAATGCCATGACGATTTCTACCATTGGACTGGATGGATTTCCGAAAAGCAGGGTGGTTTTAATGAAAAAATTCACCTTTGAAGGTTTCATTTTTTATAGCAATTACCAAAGTGAAAAAGGAAGGGCCATTACAGCAGACCCGTCGGTTTGCCTGTCTTTTTTTTGGCCAAATATGGAACGTCAGGTCATCATAAAGGGTACTGCAGAAAAAATAGCCGAAAATCTTTCCGATGGATACTTTGAATCCCGACCTCATGGCAGCAAGCTAGGCGCTATTGTTTCTGATCAAAGCGAGGTAGTTCCGTCCCGTGAATATTTGGAGGATAAGTTGAAAAAACTCCAACAGAAATATGAAAGCAAGGAAGTGCCCAGGCCTGAGTATTGGGGAGGGTATTTGGTTCGCCCCGTATCCATGGAATTTTGGCAGGGTCGTCCCAACCGATTGCACGATAGAATACGATACTCCCTACAGGAAGATTTTGATTGGAAAATAGAGCGATTGGCCCCCTAA
- a CDS encoding SixA phosphatase family protein: MKQLILMRHGKSSWDYDVSDKDRPLKQRGINDAHLVSKTFGLHALSIDFIYSSPANRALHTSMIFVRNLDFDLSKYSVNNALYDFSGNSVQQFVQQLDNNLDTVAIFGHNYAFTSLANTWGDQYIENVPTAGLVHITFGANDWSKISEGTTKQMVFPKHLKK; encoded by the coding sequence ATGAAACAACTTATATTAATGAGACATGGGAAATCCTCATGGGATTACGATGTTTCCGACAAGGACAGACCCTTAAAGCAAAGAGGAATAAACGACGCCCATTTGGTTTCCAAAACCTTTGGGCTGCATGCCCTTTCAATAGATTTTATATATTCCAGCCCTGCCAACCGGGCCTTGCATACCAGTATGATTTTTGTAAGAAATCTGGATTTTGACTTATCAAAATATAGCGTAAACAACGCGCTCTACGATTTTTCGGGCAACAGTGTTCAGCAATTTGTTCAGCAATTGGACAATAATTTGGATACCGTGGCAATCTTTGGCCATAATTATGCCTTTACGTCACTTGCAAATACATGGGGAGATCAGTATATTGAGAACGTTCCCACGGCCGGACTGGTTCACATTACATTTGGTGCGAATGATTGGTCCAAAATATCAGAGGGAACCACTAAGCAAATGGTCTTTCCAAAACACTTAAAAAAATAG
- the ppk1 gene encoding polyphosphate kinase 1, giving the protein MVKTKNEYINREISWLQFNARVLQESKDHRVPLIDRLRFLGIFSNNLDEFFKVRYATVKRIVDAGKTGKSVLGGERANDLLEEITKIVIDQQTRSLEIFQQIDRELREENIFIIRETEVNESQAEFIRDYFFKKVNQELMTIILNDLTEFPLLKDTAAYLAVKVVMKNGSSKGKHNRYALIEIPKGIDRFVVLPKEGDKNYVIILDDLIRFCLDSVFTMFEFESISAHMIKITRDAELDIDNDLSKSFIEKISSSVEHRKISDPVRFVYDKSIDKDTLQFLKEKMDIMGTDSVIPGGRYHNRRDYMGFPSLGRHDLMYDKIEPLPVKGLSMKGSLLDMIAHKDYMIYAPYHTFSYVTKFLREAAMDPQVRSIKITIYRLASDSQIANALVNAVKNGKQVTVQIELQARFDEQNNIEYANFLQDEGVKLIFGVPGLKVHSKICLVEREEDGGIKRYGFISTGNFNESTAKIYTDYTLFTAHQGILKDMNKVFGFFETNYKINKYKHLIVSPHYTKSSFMKMIDKEIAFAKAGKEAYIKIKMNSLTSYKMVDKLYEASRAGVKIQMIVRGICCLIPGVEGMSENIEAISVVDKFLEHPRLFIFGNDGDPKIYISSADWMTRNLDFRVEVGCPIYDPDIRQELLDTFDISWRDNSKARVFSAKQDNAYRKRTKGETELRSQVEMYNYYKRKLES; this is encoded by the coding sequence ATGGTAAAAACAAAGAACGAATATATAAATAGGGAAATCAGTTGGTTGCAATTTAATGCCAGAGTATTGCAAGAGAGTAAAGACCACAGGGTTCCACTGATTGACCGATTACGATTTTTAGGGATTTTCAGCAACAACCTAGATGAATTTTTTAAGGTACGTTATGCCACTGTAAAACGCATTGTAGATGCTGGAAAAACAGGTAAAAGTGTTTTGGGCGGTGAAAGAGCTAATGATTTGCTGGAAGAGATTACCAAAATTGTGATTGATCAGCAGACCCGCAGTCTTGAAATTTTCCAACAAATTGATAGGGAACTTCGTGAGGAAAATATTTTTATCATTAGGGAAACCGAAGTGAACGAAAGTCAGGCAGAGTTCATTCGGGATTACTTTTTTAAAAAGGTAAACCAGGAGTTGATGACCATTATCCTGAACGACCTTACCGAGTTTCCGCTCCTGAAAGATACCGCTGCCTATTTGGCTGTTAAGGTGGTTATGAAGAACGGTTCGAGCAAAGGGAAACACAATCGATATGCCTTGATAGAGATTCCGAAGGGAATCGACCGTTTTGTGGTATTGCCGAAAGAGGGCGATAAGAACTACGTTATCATATTGGATGATTTGATTCGTTTTTGCTTGGACAGCGTGTTTACGATGTTTGAGTTTGAATCCATTTCGGCCCACATGATCAAGATTACCCGTGATGCAGAATTGGATATAGACAACGATCTGAGTAAAAGTTTTATTGAAAAGATTTCTTCCAGCGTAGAGCACCGAAAAATAAGTGATCCTGTCCGCTTTGTATATGACAAGAGCATAGACAAAGACACGCTCCAGTTCCTAAAGGAAAAAATGGACATTATGGGCACCGATAGTGTGATTCCCGGCGGCCGTTACCATAACAGGAGGGATTATATGGGCTTTCCCAGTTTGGGGAGGCACGACCTTATGTACGATAAGATAGAGCCATTGCCTGTAAAAGGCTTGAGCATGAAAGGGAGTTTGTTGGATATGATTGCCCACAAGGATTATATGATCTACGCTCCCTACCATACCTTTAGCTATGTGACCAAATTTTTAAGGGAAGCCGCAATGGATCCACAGGTGCGCAGCATAAAAATCACTATATACCGATTGGCCAGTGACAGTCAGATTGCAAATGCTTTGGTCAACGCCGTTAAGAACGGAAAACAGGTGACCGTACAGATAGAGTTGCAGGCCCGGTTCGATGAGCAGAACAATATTGAATACGCCAACTTTTTGCAAGATGAAGGCGTAAAATTGATCTTTGGCGTACCCGGACTAAAAGTGCACAGCAAAATCTGCCTTGTGGAGCGCGAAGAAGATGGGGGCATCAAAAGGTACGGCTTCATTAGCACCGGTAACTTTAACGAGTCCACAGCGAAAATTTATACTGATTATACCTTGTTTACGGCCCATCAAGGTATTTTGAAGGATATGAACAAAGTATTCGGCTTCTTCGAGACCAATTATAAAATCAATAAATACAAGCATCTTATTGTATCGCCCCATTACACCAAGTCATCTTTCATGAAGATGATCGATAAGGAAATCGCTTTTGCCAAGGCAGGAAAGGAGGCCTATATCAAAATAAAGATGAACAGCCTTACTTCATACAAGATGGTGGACAAACTATATGAGGCCAGTAGGGCAGGGGTTAAGATACAGATGATTGTTCGGGGAATATGCTGTCTTATTCCCGGTGTGGAGGGTATGAGCGAAAATATAGAGGCCATAAGTGTGGTGGACAAGTTTTTGGAGCACCCCAGATTGTTCATTTTTGGCAATGATGGCGACCCGAAAATCTATATTTCATCAGCAGATTGGATGACGCGCAACTTGGACTTTAGGGTAGAGGTGGGTTGCCCCATTTACGACCCCGATATTAGACAGGAGTTATTGGATACGTTCGATATTTCGTGGAGAGATAACTCCAAAGCACGAGTGTTTTCCGCAAAACAGGATAATGCCTATAGAAAACGAACCAAAGGGGAAACTGAACTGCGATCGCAGGTTGAAATGTACAATTATTACAAAAGGAAATTGGAATCCTAA